The following coding sequences lie in one Spinacia oleracea cultivar Varoflay chromosome 1, BTI_SOV_V1, whole genome shotgun sequence genomic window:
- the LOC110791138 gene encoding ATP-dependent DNA helicase Q-like SIM, which translates to MEALGAWFSQQDCLVLAATWSGKSLCFQLPALLTRKVVVVISPLISLMHDQCLKLSKHGISACFLGSGQPDNTVEKKAMNGMYSVVYVCLETLLSFHCLMRCIMHTNKSTSEACGEPWNSFICHR; encoded by the exons ATGGAAGCTCTTGGTGCTTGGTTTTCTCAGCAAGACTGTCTTGTTCTTGCAGCAACATGGTCTG GGAAATCTCTGTGCTTTCAGCTACCTGCGCTTTTGACAAGGAAGGTCGTGGTCGTGATTTCTCCATTGATAAGCTTGATGCATGACCAGTGCTTAAAGCTATCAAAACATGGCATCTCTGCATGTTTCCTTGGATCAGGACAACCAGATAACACCGTTGAGAAGAAAGCAATGAACGGCATGTATTCCGTTGTATACGTTTGCCTCGAAACACTGCTTAG CTTTCACTGTCTGATGAGGTGTATAATGCATACTAATAAGTCCACTTCAGAGGCTTGCGGAGAACCGTGGAATAGCTTTATTTGCCATCGATGA